From one Catharus ustulatus isolate bCatUst1 chromosome 1, bCatUst1.pri.v2, whole genome shotgun sequence genomic stretch:
- the FBXL7 gene encoding F-box/LRR-repeat protein 7, producing the protein MGANNGKQYGSEGKGSSSISSDVSSSTDHTPTKAQKNAATSEDSDLSMRTLSTPSPALIFPPNSPGFQNGRGSSTSSSSVTGETVAMVHSPPPTRLTHPLIRLASKHQKEQANIDRLPDHSMIQIFSFLPTNQLCRCARVCRRWYNLAWDPRLWRTIRLTGETINVDRALKVLTRRLCQDTPNVCLMLETVIVSGCRRLTDRGLYTIAQCCPELRRLEVSGCYNISNEAVFDVVSLCPNLEHLDVSGCSKVTCISLTREASIKLSPLHGKQISIRYLDMTDCFVLEDEGLHTIAAHCTQLTHLYLRRCVRITDEGLRYLMIYCTSVKELSVSDCRFVSDFGMREIAKLESRLRYLSIAHCGRITDVGIRYIAKYCSKLRYLNARGCEGITDHGVEYLAKNCTKLKSLDIGKCPLVSDTGLEFLALNCFNLKRLSLKSCESITGQGLQIVAANCFDLQMLNVQDCEVSVDALRFVKRHCKRCIIEHTNPAFF; encoded by the exons ATTCCGACCTGAGCATGCGCACGCTCAGCACACCCAGTCCAGCATTAATATTTCCACCGAATTCCCCTGGTTTCCAAAATGGCAGAGGTTCATCAACATCTTCCTCCTCCGTCACTGGGGAAACTGTTGCCATGGTCCATTCACCGCCTCCAACCCGTCTCACCCATCCTCTCATCCGGCTGGCATCCAAGCACCAGAAGGAGCAGGCCAACATAGACCGGCTGCCCGACCACTCCATGATCCAGATCTTCTCCTTCCTGCCCACCAACCAGCTTTGCCGCTGCGCCCGCGTGTGCCGCCGCTGGTacaacctggcctgggacccACGCCTCTGGAGGACTATCCGCCTGACCGGCGAGACCATCAATGTCGACAGGGCTCTCAAAGTGCTGACCCGGAGGCTCTGTCAGGATACTCCCAACGTATGTCTCATGTTGGAGACGGTGATTGTTAGTGGCTGCAGGCGGCTCACAGACAGAGGACTCTACACCATTGCCCAGTGCTGTCCAGAACTGCGGAGGCTGGAGGTGTCTGGCTGTTACAACATCTCCAATGAGGCAGTCTTTGATGTCGTGTCACTGTGCCCAAACCTGGAGCACCTGGATGTGTCAG GCTGCTCCAAGGTCACGTGCATCAGTCTGACTCGCGAAGCCTCCATCAAGCTGTCTCCCTTGCACGGGAAGCAAATCTCCATCCGCTACCTGGACATGACAGACTGCTTCGTCCTGGAGGACGAAGGACTGCACACCATTGCCGCCCACTGCACTCAGCTGACCCACCTGTACCTGCGCCGCTGCGTGCGCATCACCGACGAGGGCCTGCGCTACCTGATGATTTACTGCACATCCGTCAAGGAACTGAGTGTGAGCGACTGCCGCTTCGTCAGCGACTTTGGCATGAGGGAGATCGCCAAGCTGGAGTCGCGGCTGCGCTACCTGAGCATCGCGCACTGCGGCCGCATCACGGACGTGGGCATCCGATACATTGCCAAATACTGCAGCAAGCTGCGCTACCTCAAcgcgcggggctgcgagggcaTCACGGACCATGGCGTGGAGTACCTCGCCAAAAATTGCACAAAACTCAAATCGCTGGACATCGGCAAGTGCCCTCTGGTCTCAGACACCGGCCTGGAGTTTCTGGCCCTCAACTGCTTCAACCTAAAGCGCCTAAGCCTGAAATCCTGTGAGAGCATCACGGGGCAAGGCCTGCAGATTGTGGCTGCCAACTGTTTTGACCTGCAAATGTTGAACGTGCAGGACTGCGAAGTCTCTGTGGATGCTCTGCGATTTGTTAAACGACATTGCAAGCGCTGTATTATAGAGCACACCAACCCTGCTTTCTTCTGA